From Rissa tridactyla isolate bRisTri1 chromosome 10, bRisTri1.patW.cur.20221130, whole genome shotgun sequence:
CCGGGACCCCTACAGCCCCGCCATCCAGAGTGAGTTGCCCGCCCCGGGCTCCCGCCTGGCTGCTCTATTTTGGGCACAGCTATTTTGGCCACTCTCTCCCTGCTCTGAGCCCCACAGCGGGGTCAGGGCAGGATCCAGCCTGCGGGGGCTCGAGTCCCTCCTGCGCTCCCCCTGTGGAAGCAGCTAAAGGTCGGGCTGCGtcggggggagcggagggggcaGCTGTGCCTGAGCCCTGCCAGAGTCAAGCCCAGTGCCGAGCGGTGGTGGTTGTGCGGGATGGGGTCGGTGGCGGGCAGAGGAGTCAGGCCGGGCGCAGGACGCAGTGGGTTAAATCACCCAGGGCTAAATTTAGGCTGGGAGCAGGAGTGGAGGAatctgcagggcagggctgctgggaaGCTGCAGTCCTCAGGGGAGCAGTCCCGTTCTGCCGGTGGCCCCAGGCTGCGTCCACCATGCACAGCCATCCTCTGGGAACAGCCGTGGCAGTGGGTGCCCCACTGCCCAGAAAGGTGCCCTCTCCCAGGGCGCTTGTGCTGCACTGGTGGGGTCCCAGCCCGCGTCTGCTGGGGGATCCTGCAGGGTCCTGGTCCCCGCACAGCCTGACTGTGTGCAACCAGGTGCACGGGAGCTGAACCGCCGCGGCTACGCGCAGCCCGGCCTGGCCACGTGCAGCCACCTGCGTGTGAGCCAAACCACGTGCAGCCCGGTGCCAATAAACCAGGCCATGGAAAGCCACGCGCAGCCCAGCCCAATGGTGTGCAGCCCTGCGCGGACACTCCACGCCATGCGCAGCCTGGCCCAGCCATGCACGGCAGAGCCGAGCCACGCGTGGACAAGCCTGGCCACCCTGTGCCAACGCATGTCTCTGCCCTGTCCCAGACCTGCTGCGCGTCACCAACCTGCGCGTGAACCTCACCAAGCTGCACACGCTGGGGGACAACCTGCTGGACTCGCGGCGGGAGATCCGGGAGAAGTACTACTACGCGCTCTACGAGCTGGTGATGCGCGGGAACTGCTTCTGCTACGGGCACGCCTCCGAGTGCGCCCCGCTCACCGGGGCCCCGGCCACCACCGATGGCATGGTAAGGCAAGCTGGCCCCGCATGCCCTGCTGGAGCCGGGTGGCTTCACTACCCAGTCCGGCAGCCCCTCACCATGGCATCCCGGCAGGTGCACGGGCGCTGCGTCTGCAAGCACCACACGCAGGGGCTGAACTGCGAGCGCTGCGAGGACTTCTACCACGACCTGCCCTGGCGCCCGGCCGAGGGCTCCAGCACCAACGCCTGCCGCCGTGAGTGCCCCGCGCCGGCACCAGCTCCGTCTCCTGGCATGGAGATCCcggtgccggggctggcgggcTGTGTTGTGcctggggttttggggtgctgccTGCTGGGATGTGGTTGGGTGGGAGTGGCCTCCTGCAGAGTGGCTTTGGGGGGTCTTGTGTGTTGCCGGCtgtggtttgggggggtttggggttggggtgCTGCATACCGGAGTGAGGGGggggtgagggctggggaggTTTGGCAGTGGGGGTGCTGCCAGCCGGGGAGTTGGGGTGCCACATGCCGTGCCATGGTGCCATCCCTGCAGGCTGCGACTGCAATGAGCACTCGCGGCGATGCCACTTCGACATGGCCGTCTACCTGGCCACGGGGAACACCAGCGGGGCTGTGTGCGATGGCTGCCAGCACAACACCATGGGTCGCCGCTGCCACCTCTGCAAGCCCTTCTACTACAAGGACCCCAGCAAGGACCTGCGGGACCCCGCAGTGTGCCAAGGTCGGTGCCGGAGGGTGCGCGGCATGGGGCTGGGATAGCAGGGGGCGGAATCAGAGTGATGaccctgcctgtgtccccagccTGCGACTGTGACCCCGAGGGCTCTCTGGATGGAGGGCTGTGTGACAGCGCCGATGACCCAGCACGGGGGCTGATTGCGGGGCAGTGCCGCTGCAAGGAGCACGTGGCTGGTCCCCGCTGCGACCGCTGCAAACCGGGCTTCTTTGGCCTCAGCGCTGCCAACCCGCAGGGCTGCCAACGTAGGTACCGGGGCAGCACCCACTGGGGTTGGGCACGTGGCTCGGCCCCTCCAGACACCACTTTCCGTGCAGGGTGCCAGTGTGACCCCCGCGGCACGGTGACTGAGGGCAGCCGGTGTGACCCTGTCAGTGGCGAGTGCTTCTGCAAGAGGCTGGTGACCGGGCGCAACTGCGACCAGTGCCTGGTGAGTGGGGCTGTGCCGGGAACCATGCACGGTGCCTGGGGACCGTGGGGCTCCCTGACACCCTTGCCTTCTACAGCCTGAGCACTGGGGACTGAGCCACGACCTCCAGGGTTGCCGGCCCTGCGACTGCGATGTGGGAGGTGCCCGCAACAACCTGTGAGTCTTTGCAGGGACGCAGGGGGTGAGGGGCAATCACTGCTGGCATCGGGGCTCACAGTGCCACTGGGGTACCAGGTGCACCGTGGAGACGGGGCAGTGCCAGTGCCGCAGCCACGTGGTGGGACGGCAGTGCAGCCAGGTGGAGCCTGGTTTCTACCGCATCAACCTGGACCATTACACCTACGAGGCTGAGGATGCTCAACTGCATCAGGTAAGGGACAAAAGTGTCCCTGGGGGGCACATCAGGGAGAGCAGTGCAGTGGGTGGCTCTTTGGAAGGTCCCCAAGTTGGCAGAGTGGTGCCTGCCGGCCAAAGCATTTTTTAGGGTCCCATCTCAACCTCTCCTCGCACCAGGGCTCGGTGGTGGAGCGTGAGCCCCCCACGGACCACCCAGCTTCATGGACGGGAACAGGCTTTGCCCGCATGCTGGAGGGCGGCTGGGTGGAGTTTCATGTCAACAACGTGCCCTTCTCCACCGAGTATGATGTGATCATCCGCTATGAGCCCCAGGTGAGCGGGGTGTATCGCTAAACTggcgggtggtggtggggagcgCCAGCCGGTGAGGCTTTTTGGCACAGCTCCTTCTCCACcggcagcacccagagccctggCAGGAGGTGAGGGTGAGGGTGCTGCgccccagccccgtctccgccAGCAGCCCTTGCGGAAACACCATCCCAGCTGATGACCAGCTCTCCACCAGCCTCCCCTCTGGTGCCAGGTGAGCGCCTTGCTGGGACTGGGCTGCGCCGGGGCTCGCAGGAGAAACCCGGCTGCCTATGCTCTGCTTTACCCCCGCCCAGGTACGTGGTGCTGCCCCAGCCCATCTGCCTGGAGCGAGGCGTCTCCTACACCCTCCGcctggagctgggctgtgccACTGCTCGGCAGGATCCCACCGCCAGCGTGCTCATCGATTCGGTGAGGGGCGGCCGGGCAGCGGGACAGGGGACACCAACCCTTCACAGGGGCAGGGTGCGGCTGTAGGGGACGTAGGTAGAGACTGACATCCCACCGACCTGCACCCCCACCAGCTGGTGCTCATGCCCCGTTACTCCTCGCTGGAGATGTTCATCGCGGGTGACCCCAGCTCCATGGAGCGCCGGCAGACCTTTGAGCGGTACCGCTGCGCCCAGCCCTTCCACGCCGCGGGGCCCTCGCCCGTGGCtgagccctgctccagcctcctgcacAGCCTCTCGGCCATCCTGCACGACGGGGCGCTGCGTGAGTACAGCCCTGTGCCCCGTCCCGTGTCCTGCGGCGGCCACCGCTGCTCACCCCGCTCTctctctgcccgcagcctgcctcTGCGACCCCCAGGGCTCGCTCAGCGCCGAGTGCCAGCCCCAGGGTGGGCAGTGCCGGTGCAAACCCAACGTCATGGGGCGGCGCTGCCACCGCTGCTCCCCGGGAACCTTTGGCTTTGGGCCTGGTGGGTGCCGAGGTGAGTGCCATGGGGCTGTGCCACCCTGGCCCGGAGAGGAGCCTGGGCACTCCacggctgggggggccggggaggaaTGCTCCCCACATGCCAGGGGCAGATGCCATGGGTGCTGTGCCTTTCAGCGTGCCAGTGCAGCAGGGAGGGCTCGGTGAGCACTGTCTGCGACAGCACCACAGGACAGTGCTCCTGCCGCGAGGGTGCCCACGGGCCACGCTGCGACCGCTGCCAGCCCGGCCACTGGGGCTTCCCTGCCTGCCGGCCCTGCCAGTGCAACGGGCATGCTGAGGAGTGTGACCCCCAGACGGGCAGCTGCCTGCGCTGCCGCGACCACACGGACGGCGAGAGGTGCCAGAGGTAAGTGGGGTGCACACCTGGaccagggcagggtgctgccggcCACCCTGTCCCCCACTGACCGCCTGCCCGCAGGTGTGTGGCTGGGCATTTTGGGAACCCGGCGCTGGGCTCCGGGCAGCACTGCCGGCCGTGCCCCTGTCCCGAGGGGCCCAGCAGCCTCCGCCATTTCGCCGCCTCCTGCTACCAGGACAGCCACTCCCGGCAGGTCGTCTGCCACTGCAGCCCTGGGTACACAGGTGGGTGCCCGCCGCAGCACACTCGGTGCCCTCGGGGGTCCCCCATCCCCGGGCACTGCCCAGCATTCTGTGCCGGCAGGTCCCCGCTGTGATGAGTGTGCCCCCGGGTACTACGGAGACCCGCTGCAGCCCGGCGgacgctgcctgccctgccagtgCCATGATAACATTGACATGACGGACCCGGAGGCATGCGACCGGCGCACGGGACACTGCCTGCGCTGCCTCTACAACACGGCAGGGCCCCACTGTGCCGAGTGCCAGCCCGGCTACTATGGGGATGCCACGCGGCACAGCTGTAGGCGTGAGTACTCACGGCCACGCTGAGAGAGACTTGCCTCCAGGACTCTGCAAGTTTCTGGGGACCATGCACACCCATGGTTGCCCTTGCTCCTGCACAGCGCTGCAGGGTCCCTGAAGCCCAGCCCTGGCACTGTGGCCCATCCTTGTCCCTGCACCCAACTTAGCGCGTCTATATCTTCATCTCATGCCCATTCCTGTCCCCATTGCAATCCCACCCTCCTGCAAACTCTGTCGCCATCCCATCTCTATCCTAATCATGGCCCTCTCCCagtcccatctccatcccatctctATCAGTGGTCCACATGCTGTTCCCATCCCATCTCTGTTCAGTCCCCACCTCATCCCTGCCCAatccctgtctccatcctgcCTCCACGCTCGCCCATCACCGTCCCCATACCATCTGCACCCCCCAATCCCATCTCTATCCCAGTGTAATCCCCAtaccgtccctgtccccatccccatccccgctcaGCACCTGTCTGGTTCCAGGTTGCTCCTGCAACACGCTGGGCACCGACCCCAGCACCTGCGGGCCCCAGCAGTGCCAGTGTGATGGGCGCAGCGGGCAGTGCCACTGCCTGCCCCACGTGGAGGGCCAGAGCTGCGACCGCTGCAGCCCCAACTTCTGGAACCtgggcagcgggcagggctgccagccctgtgcctgccacccccagcacgcCCTGACACCCGCCTGCAACCAGGTGAGACAGGGACGGGGCGCAgggcgggggatggggatgggggtgggctGCAGCAGTGCCAGCCTTGGCCGCGCCATGTCTTTCAGTTCACAGGGCAGTGCTCGTGCCGGCCAGGCTTCGGGGGCCGGACCTGTGCTGACTGCCAGGAGCACCATTGGGGCGATCCGCGGCAGCAATGTCGAGGTGAGAGCCGGTGCCGGTGGGGGTCCGTGGTGAGCCCCACGACACCCTGACCccactctccccacagcctgtgacTGCGACCCCCGTGGCGTCGCCAGCACCCAGTGCCACCGCAGCAGCGGCCACTGTGACTGCCGTCCCGGCATCTCCGGAGTCCGCTGTGACCAGTGTGCCCGGGGCTTTGCCGGCGCTTTCCctgcctgccagccctgccacccctgcttcGGCGACTGGGACCGGGTGGTGCAGGACCTGGCCGCCCGTACCCGGGCACTGGCGCAGCGGGCCAGCCTCCTGCAGCACACTGGGGCCGCCGGCGCCTTCGAGGGCACCTTCcggcagctggaggagagccTGGCCACCGTGCGTAACGTGGTGGCTACCCACAATGCCACCGCCGCCACTGCTGCCCACCTGACGCATGCCACGGAGGGGCTGCGGTGAGCACCCAGCACGGGGCACGGCTCCCGGGGTGGCCCTAGGAGCGGGTTGTCACCCCCCTTGCCTTGCAGGCAGCAGATCGGGGAGGCAACAGAGAGGCTGACGCGGCTGGAGGGGGAGCTGACAGCCACCCAGGATGCCAACTTCAATGCCAGCCACGTGCTGAGCGCGGTGGACCGGGGTGCCCGTGCCCTCAACCACAGCCTGCAGGACCTGGAGCAGCGGCTGCATGCCCTCAAGACCTCCAATTTCCTCGGTGAGCCACACCGCTGAGCCAGGCCAGAGTGGCAGGGCCATGGCGTGGAGGTCTGATGGTTCCCCTGCCATCCCCAGGCGCCTACGACAGCATCCGCCAGTCCCACGGGGAGTCGCAGGAGGCTGAGCGCCGGGCGGACGCCTCCACCCGCACCATGCCCAGCCCCGTCAGCACCTCAGCAGCCACCCGGCGCCGCACTGAGCAGCTCCTGGCCAGCCGTCGGGACGACTTCAACCGCCAAAACGCGGCCAGCCGGCGGGCGCTGATGGACCTGGCAACGAGGGCGCAGGCACTGAGCCTGCACCCGCTCAATGAGAAGGTGGGAcgtggggaggggagcagggggatggaTCCTGGAGCCGCCTCGAGCCCATGCTGCGTTGCAGGTCTGCGGTGCAGCGGGTGACGTGCCCTGTGCCGAGAGCCCCTGCGGGGGAGCCGGGTGCCGGGATGAGGACGGGGGACGGCGCTGCGGGGGTCTGAGCTGCAGTGGGGCTGTGTCCACGGCTGACAGCGCGCTGGACCGGGCACGCCATGCCCAGGAGGAGCTGCGTCGGGCTGCTGGCGATGTGGCCCAGCTCTCCCACAAGGTGCGTGGTACATGGGTGCTGGTGGGAGCGGGTGGCACACCTGTGCTCCAAGCCCTTGGGGCTGGCACTGAGTGTCTCTGCCCCTGCTCAGGTGGCAGAGGCCAAGGGGAAGGCGGATGAGGCCCGTCTGCAGGCACAGGCGGCTCTGGACAAGGCAAACCAGACCAGGGCCCGCGTGGAGAGCTCCAACAAGGAGCTGCGGGAGCTCATCAGCCACGTCAAGGCCTTCCTGAGCCGTGAGTGCCAGcgtgctgggggggctggctgcCCCTGCCTGGCGCTGCGTGGCTCTGCACCTGCACCCCACCTGCACCACGCTGCACCGACCCCACACCGCACTGCATGGTCCCCGCACTGCATGTGGGCTGTCCCCAGCACTGCACCGCCCTGGCACCACACTGCACcacacagcccctgccccacactgCGTTGCacgggccctgccctgccctgccctgccccgacCATCCCAGGCCTCCCCAGCCATCCCCTACCCTGCCCTATGCTCCCTCCCCATGGCTCCACCTGCCCTCCACTGCTCCTCGGtctgcctgtcccctcctccccggggTGGTGCAGGGGACACACTGACTGCTCCTGCCCACAGAGGAGGGGGCTGACCCCGAGAGCATCGAGGTGGTAGCCAGCCGGGTGCTGGAGCTGtcgctccccgccgcgccggcacAGATCCACCACCTGGCCGAGGAGATCAAGGCCCGGGTGCGCAGCCTGGCCACCGTGGATGCCATCCTGGAGCAGACGGCCGGCGACGTGCGCCAGGCAGGACAGCTGCTGCAGGACGCCCAGCGGGCCAGGTGAGCCTGGGGCTGTAGGGACATCACTCCCCCAGGGCACCTCAGCCCGGGCTGGCGCTGAGGccgtgctgccctggctgcaggtcGCGGGCAGAGGGTGTACGGGGCACAGCCGAGGCGGTGCGGCAGGCGCTGGATGAGGCGCAGAGAGCCCAGGGCATGGCCGAGCAGGCGCTGCACCATGCCACCAGTGACATCCAGCATACCGAGAGAGCCCTCGGCACGGTAAGGGCCCAGTCCCCATGACCTCAGCCccatggggacaggcagggtcccGTCTCTACCATGCAGGCACCCTGACCGTGCCTGTCCCCCGTGCCACCGGTCCCCAGATACAGGACCAGACGGCGagcgcagagcagcagctggcggGCGCCATGGGGCGGATTGGGCTCCTAGACGGACAGATGGACGCCCTGAAGGTGAAACGTGCCAACAACAGCCTGGCGGCCACACGTGCCCAGGAGGCAGCCAGTGTTGCACGGGACCGAGCTGGCGAGGCCAAGCAGGTGAGTgagcaggggctgtggggggccgGTGGGGGTCCTGCGGGGGTCCCACTGACCGGCCCCACTGCCTGGCAGGTGCTGGAGGGGCCGCTGCGGGACCGTTACCGAACGGCGCAGGAGCTGGTGCAGCACCGGGCGCAGGGCGCACGGCAGGCGGGCAGTCGGGCACAGCAGCTGCGGGATGAGGCCGCTGGTCTGCTGCAGGATGCCCAGGGCAAGCTGCAGCGGCTGCGAGGTGAGGCTAGGGCGGTGGGTCGGGGGGTGACGGTGGCAGGGGGCCGTGCTGACCTGCCTCCCCCCTGTCCCCGCTGAcccatgtcccccctgtccccacagccttGGAGGAGGCGTATGAGCGGAACGAGCGGGTGCTGGACGCCAAAGCGGCGCAGCTGGGTGGGCTGGAGGCCAGGATGAGGGAGGTGCTGGCCACCATCAACCAGCAGGTCCAGATCTACAACACCTGCCAGTGATCCCCTGGAGGGGCCCGGacgcgcccccccgcccccccccccccccccgctgcccaccctgccGCTGCCCAGCCTCCGCCTCTGTGGTGGGCAAACCCTGCGTGAATAAAATCACAGAGCAAGCCTGCCCCGCCTCTGACCCGTGCCGTGGGGCCCCGTTTCCGCCCGGGTGTCCCCGCAGTGGCCTCCCGAGCCCGCGGGGTGGGAGCCGCTCGCTGCCAGCCCCTGGGTGTGGGAcgctgtggggctgtgggtggtGCCCAGGGCTGGCCGTGGGGCCGGGGGAGTTGCGCAGGGTTGGCCGTGGGGCCAGCGGCGGGCCCGGGACACCCGCTGCAGGCtggggcccggcggcgccgcccggCCCGTTGCCATGGAAACGGCCCGGTGTGGGTCGCGCCCTTGGGGGCGGGTCTTCCCTCAGGCGCCGCGATTACGTCATGGCGGGCCTCGTTGCCATGGCGCTGCCGGGAGAGGGGAGGAAACGGGCCggcggccggccccgccccgcgtcACGTGACCGCCTCCCCCCCAGTCATCGCGCTTCCGCGTCACGTGGGTTCGTCCGCCGGCTTCCGGAAGTGCGTCACGGGCTCGGGCCTGTCTCCTGAGTCGGCCCGCTACGGAACTTCGTCCCGAAACAAAACAGACCggagcggcgggcggggccgTGAGTGCggggcgggacggcggcggcggggccgtgcggggcggcgagcggcggctGGGGCGAGGGCCGGAGCCGcagccgcggcggcgggaggcagggccggggcggcggggagcgagGCGGTgtgggaggaggcggcggtggaTGGCGGCGTGAGAGGGGCCCGAGGCGAGAGGGcttggcgggcggcggggggcgcggcaGCCGCGGGGCTGGGCCGCTGCCGTGGCCTGATGCTCTGCCTGCGCGGGGGCACTGCTGGGGCCTGCGGGCTGCGGGCCCTTGGGCAGAAGTACCGTTCCCtgtccctttcccctctcctgagGCCCGGCAGCAGCGCAGGGCAGGCCAGGGGCCCGCCGCCGGCTGCTGTCTGGTCAGACTCGTCTTCCCCAGAGACTTGTCAGGGCCTGGCGGGGGGCTGGGCCTGCCGGGCTCCCTAGGCAGCGTGGCTGTAAGGGCTAGCTGCTGGCACGG
This genomic window contains:
- the LOC128915529 gene encoding laminin subunit beta-2-like gives rise to the protein MRSPGALLLLPLLAGLGGAQAPDPPQGCARGSCYPATGDLLVGRAPRLSATSTCGLRRPQPYCIVSHLQEEKKCFVCDSRQPYDARANANSHRIENVVTTFAPRPKKAWWQSENGVEHVSIQLDLEAEFHFTHLIMTFKTFRPAAMLVERSADFGRSWKVYRYFAYDCATAFPHVPRGPPRRIDDVVCESRYSDIEPSTEGEVIYRVLDPAIPIRDPYSPAIQNLLRVTNLRVNLTKLHTLGDNLLDSRREIREKYYYALYELVMRGNCFCYGHASECAPLTGAPATTDGMVHGRCVCKHHTQGLNCERCEDFYHDLPWRPAEGSSTNACRRCDCNEHSRRCHFDMAVYLATGNTSGAVCDGCQHNTMGRRCHLCKPFYYKDPSKDLRDPAVCQACDCDPEGSLDGGLCDSADDPARGLIAGQCRCKEHVAGPRCDRCKPGFFGLSAANPQGCQRCQCDPRGTVTEGSRCDPVSGECFCKRLVTGRNCDQCLPEHWGLSHDLQGCRPCDCDVGGARNNLCTVETGQCQCRSHVVGRQCSQVEPGFYRINLDHYTYEAEDAQLHQGSVVEREPPTDHPASWTGTGFARMLEGGWVEFHVNNVPFSTEYDVIIRYEPQHPEPWQEVRVRVLRPSPVSASSPCGNTIPADDQLSTSLPSGARYVVLPQPICLERGVSYTLRLELGCATARQDPTASVLIDSLVLMPRYSSLEMFIAGDPSSMERRQTFERYRCAQPFHAAGPSPVAEPCSSLLHSLSAILHDGALPCLCDPQGSLSAECQPQGGQCRCKPNVMGRRCHRCSPGTFGFGPGGCRACQCSREGSVSTVCDSTTGQCSCREGAHGPRCDRCQPGHWGFPACRPCQCNGHAEECDPQTGSCLRCRDHTDGERCQRCVAGHFGNPALGSGQHCRPCPCPEGPSSLRHFAASCYQDSHSRQVVCHCSPGYTGPRCDECAPGYYGDPLQPGGRCLPCQCHDNIDMTDPEACDRRTGHCLRCLYNTAGPHCAECQPGYYGDATRHSCRRCSCNTLGTDPSTCGPQQCQCDGRSGQCHCLPHVEGQSCDRCSPNFWNLGSGQGCQPCACHPQHALTPACNQFTGQCSCRPGFGGRTCADCQEHHWGDPRQQCRACDCDPRGVASTQCHRSSGHCDCRPGISGVRCDQCARGFAGAFPACQPCHPCFGDWDRVVQDLAARTRALAQRASLLQHTGAAGAFEGTFRQLEESLATVRNVVATHNATAATAAHLTHATEGLRQQIGEATERLTRLEGELTATQDANFNASHVLSAVDRGARALNHSLQDLEQRLHALKTSNFLGAYDSIRQSHGESQEAERRADASTRTMPSPVSTSAATRRRTEQLLASRRDDFNRQNAASRRALMDLATRAQALSLHPLNEKVCGAAGDVPCAESPCGGAGCRDEDGGRRCGGLSCSGAVSTADSALDRARHAQEELRRAAGDVAQLSHKVAEAKGKADEARLQAQAALDKANQTRARVESSNKELRELISHVKAFLSQEGADPESIEVVASRVLELSLPAAPAQIHHLAEEIKARVRSLATVDAILEQTAGDVRQAGQLLQDAQRARSRAEGVRGTAEAVRQALDEAQRAQGMAEQALHHATSDIQHTERALGTIQDQTASAEQQLAGAMGRIGLLDGQMDALKVKRANNSLAATRAQEAASVARDRAGEAKQVLEGPLRDRYRTAQELVQHRAQGARQAGSRAQQLRDEAAGLLQDAQGKLQRLRALEEAYERNERVLDAKAAQLGGLEARMREVLATINQQVQIYNTCQ